In the Pseudomonadota bacterium genome, one interval contains:
- the gshA gene encoding glutamate--cysteine ligase, translated as MLDHHNTALATLTERRDDWMDGRLTGIEKESLRTSIAGTISQRDHPSALGAALTHPHITTDFGEAMLEFVTPPCASADEALAFLLDLHAYTVGKLNRESLWATSMPCVLQGEDSVRIGEYGDSNVGRMKHVYRQGLGLRYGKSMQVIAGIHVNLSWPDAVWDCLLAGEDGDRRAQIDARYLGLLRNVQRHGWLLLYLFGASPAICTSFLGGETGGLERFDNTTVYQPFGTTLRMSDLGYRNSDKAPVRADYNSLAGYVASLRDAISTPWPAYEALGVQREGRWQQLNANMLQIENEYYSGTRPKQITERLEKPSSALDRRGVAYVELRTLDVNPFAPAGIDIDTLRFVEAFSLFCLVHESPLFTPADRERIDSNNDLVANRGRDPSLHLRDCAGALRGLGDMAGALLDAVEPCAELLGPAHTASLRHQREKVRDANLTPSGQILIGMREQRCGFFDFARGLSDAHHLTHAATQLTAARQAAFDQDVLASLEARDRAEAASEGSFDDFIAAYMASA; from the coding sequence GTGCTCGACCACCACAATACCGCCCTCGCCACGCTCACGGAACGTCGAGACGACTGGATGGACGGCCGCCTCACCGGAATCGAAAAGGAGAGCCTGCGCACCAGCATAGCCGGTACCATTTCGCAGCGCGACCACCCGAGCGCACTCGGCGCCGCGCTCACGCACCCGCACATCACGACCGACTTCGGCGAGGCCATGCTGGAGTTTGTCACGCCGCCCTGCGCCAGCGCTGACGAGGCGTTGGCGTTTCTGCTTGATCTGCACGCCTACACGGTGGGCAAGCTGAACCGCGAGAGCTTGTGGGCGACGAGCATGCCGTGTGTGCTTCAGGGCGAGGACAGCGTGCGCATCGGCGAGTACGGCGACAGCAATGTGGGCCGGATGAAGCACGTGTACCGACAGGGTCTGGGCTTGCGCTACGGCAAGTCCATGCAGGTGATCGCCGGCATCCACGTGAACCTGTCCTGGCCCGATGCCGTGTGGGACTGCCTGCTCGCCGGCGAGGACGGCGATCGGCGGGCGCAAATCGACGCGCGCTACCTTGGCCTGCTGCGCAACGTCCAGCGCCACGGGTGGCTGTTGCTCTACCTGTTCGGTGCGTCGCCGGCCATCTGCACCAGCTTCCTCGGTGGCGAGACCGGCGGGCTCGAGCGTTTCGACAACACCACCGTGTATCAGCCGTTTGGCACGACGTTGCGGATGAGCGATCTTGGCTACCGCAACAGCGACAAGGCGCCCGTGCGTGCCGACTACAACAGCTTGGCGGGGTACGTCGCCAGTCTGCGCGACGCGATCTCCACACCGTGGCCGGCCTACGAGGCGCTGGGCGTGCAACGCGAGGGCCGCTGGCAACAGCTCAACGCCAACATGCTGCAGATCGAGAACGAGTACTACAGCGGCACGCGACCGAAACAGATTACCGAAAGGCTGGAGAAGCCGAGTTCCGCGCTGGACCGCCGCGGTGTGGCCTACGTCGAATTGCGCACCCTCGACGTGAACCCCTTCGCGCCAGCCGGTATCGACATCGACACCCTGCGCTTTGTCGAGGCCTTTTCGCTGTTTTGTCTGGTGCACGAGAGCCCGCTGTTCACGCCCGCCGACCGCGAGCGTATCGACAGCAACAACGACCTCGTGGCCAACCGGGGACGGGACCCGTCTCTGCACTTGCGCGATTGCGCCGGTGCATTACGCGGCCTGGGTGACATGGCCGGCGCGCTGTTGGACGCGGTCGAACCGTGCGCCGAGTTGCTTGGCCCGGCCCACACCGCGTCGCTGCGCCACCAACGTGAAAAGGTACGGGACGCCAATCTGACGCCTTCGGGGCAAATCCTCATCGGCATGCGCGAACAGCGCTGTGGGTTCTTCGACTTTGCCCGCGGTCTGTCTGACGCGCACCACCTGACCCACGCTGCCACGCAGCTCACCGCGGCCCGTCAGGCGGCCTTCGACCAGGACGTGCTGGCGTCGCTCGAGGCGCGCGACCGTGCCGAGGCCGCCTCCGAAGGCAGCTTTGACGATTTCATCGCCGCCTACATGGCGTCCGCGTGA